A stretch of Arachis hypogaea cultivar Tifrunner chromosome 15, arahy.Tifrunner.gnm2.J5K5, whole genome shotgun sequence DNA encodes these proteins:
- the LOC112748545 gene encoding uncharacterized protein, which translates to MSPFRLVYGKACHLSVKVEHKAYWDVKECNSGLGGAKIERKLQLVELECLRLEAYENSRLYKEKVKAVHDKYIKRREFTAGDQVLLYNSRLSLMPGKLRSRWDGPYVVEKVESYGVVHLSHPSSPTFFKVNGHRLKLYHGVKMKNNKELEIYLLKDPAREED; encoded by the coding sequence ATGAGTCCATTTCGCCTAGTCTACGGGAAGGCTTGTCACCTTTCGGTAAAGGTGGAACACAAAGCTTACTGGGATGTGAAGGAATGCAACTCAGGATTGGGAGGAgccaaaattgaaagaaaattgcAACTGGTGGAATTGGAGTGCCTGCGGTTAGAGGCATATGAGAATTCAAGGCTCTACAAGGAAAAGGTAAAGGCAGTCCATGACAAGtacatcaagagaagagagtttacAGCTGGGGATCAAGTCCTTCTCTACAACTCGAGGTTGAGTTtaatgccaggcaagctgaggtCAAGGTGGGATGGACCATACGTGGTGGAGAAGGTGGAATCGTACGGAGTTGTCCACCTAAGTCACCCCTCAAGCCCCACCTTCTTCAAAGTCAATGGCCACCGTTTGAAGCTGTATCATGGTGTGAAGATGAAGAACAACAAAGAGCTAGAGATCTACCTCTTGAAGGATCCAGCAAGGGAAGAGGACTGA
- the LOC114925350 gene encoding uncharacterized mitochondrial protein AtMg00860-like — MVKQGIVLGHVVSKTGISIDPAKVDIISDLPYPSSVREVYSFIGHAGFYRRFIKDFSKVALPLCRLLQKDVEFDLSEDCMEAFDKLKIVLTQTPIVRGPEWSRPFEIMCDDQTMRRMIDLLKKQGIIHKVVTAYHPQMNGQAEVSNREIKRILEKIVKPHRRD; from the exons atggtaaagcaaggtattgttctaggccaTGTTGTTTCTAAAACTGGTATATCTATTGATCCTGCAAAGGTAGATATTATTTCTgatttaccttacccctcctccgtgagggaagtctatTCTTTtattggtcatgcaggtttttaccggcgttttatcaaggacttcagtaaagTTGCACTACCTTTGTGCCGTCTACTGCAGAAGGACGTAGAGTTTGACTtgagtgaggactgcatggaaGCATTTGACAAGCTGAAGATTGTCTTGACCCAAACtcctattgtgagagggcctgAATGGAGTAGGCCGTTCGAGATCATGTGTGATGATCAAACTATGCG AAGAATGATAGATTTGCTGAAGAAACAAGGCATCATTCACAAGGTGGtgacagcttaccatccccaaatgAATggccaagccgaggtgtctaatagAGAGATCAAGCGCATACTGGAGAAGAttgtcaaacctcatagaagggaCTAG